From Rudanella lutea DSM 19387, a single genomic window includes:
- a CDS encoding DUF882 domain-containing protein gives MRIVASVLGLVLFLVGVYAAISYSGLSPRVWQKKRLLDRYLTARGYRTHYILLSGYRPPWLNRLMPLSARKSVHQQGQAIDLLVFDINGNHRFDPADLRILSDALDHLDSQHPRYRGGVGLYRQSFPRMLHFDVSGRHRHWDY, from the coding sequence ATGCGAATCGTCGCTAGTGTTTTGGGCCTTGTGCTTTTTCTGGTGGGTGTCTATGCTGCCATCAGCTACAGCGGGCTGAGTCCGCGGGTCTGGCAAAAGAAACGCCTGCTCGACCGCTACCTCACTGCGCGGGGGTATCGAACCCACTACATACTGCTATCGGGCTACCGACCGCCCTGGCTCAACCGGCTCATGCCCTTGTCGGCCCGCAAAAGTGTGCATCAGCAGGGGCAGGCCATCGACCTACTCGTGTTCGACATCAACGGTAACCACCGCTTCGACCCGGCCGACTTGCGGATTCTCTCCGACGCACTCGATCACCTCGACAGCCAACACCCGCGCTACCGGGGCGGTGTGGGCTTGTACCGTCAATCGTTTCCGCGCATGTTGCACTTCGACGTATCGGGTCGGCATCGGCACTGGGATTATTGA
- the tgt gene encoding tRNA guanosine(34) transglycosylase Tgt: MTFDITSTDPASAARTGTLTTDHGPIETPIFMPVGTAGTVKAVHQRELETDINAEIILGNTYHLYLRPGLDVLEGAGGLHGFNGWKRPILTDSGGYQVYSLSNTRKIKEEGVTFRSHIDGSKHQFTPEVVMDIQRTIGADIIMAFDECTPYPCDYDYARRSMHMTHRWLDRCIARFDATPDKYGYRQYLFPIVQGSTYKDLRRESAEVIASKERTGNAIGGLAVGEPAEEMYETIAIVNEILPRHKPRYLMGVGTPANILESIALGVDMFDCVMPTRNARHGILFTTEGVINIKNEKWSRDFSPIDSGLDHYASNFYSKAYLRHLIRSEEILGAQIASLHNLAFYLWLVRQARLHIRAGDYVSWKNEMVVRLMQRL; this comes from the coding sequence ATGACCTTTGATATTACCAGTACCGATCCGGCATCGGCCGCCCGCACGGGTACGCTGACCACGGATCATGGGCCTATTGAAACGCCCATTTTTATGCCTGTCGGTACGGCAGGCACCGTAAAGGCTGTTCATCAGCGTGAGCTCGAAACGGACATTAACGCCGAAATTATTCTGGGCAACACGTACCATCTTTATTTGCGGCCCGGCCTCGACGTGCTCGAAGGGGCCGGAGGGCTACACGGTTTCAACGGCTGGAAGCGCCCCATCTTGACCGATTCGGGTGGTTATCAGGTGTATTCGCTCTCCAACACCCGTAAGATTAAGGAAGAAGGCGTCACGTTCCGATCACACATCGACGGTTCCAAACATCAGTTTACGCCCGAGGTTGTGATGGATATTCAGCGGACCATCGGGGCCGACATTATCATGGCCTTCGACGAGTGTACGCCCTACCCCTGCGACTACGACTACGCCCGCCGGTCGATGCACATGACTCACCGTTGGCTCGACCGGTGCATTGCCCGCTTCGATGCCACGCCCGACAAGTACGGCTACCGGCAATACCTCTTCCCGATTGTGCAGGGCAGCACCTACAAAGATCTGCGCCGGGAGTCGGCCGAGGTGATTGCGAGCAAAGAACGTACCGGCAACGCCATTGGCGGATTGGCCGTGGGTGAGCCCGCCGAGGAAATGTACGAGACCATTGCGATTGTAAACGAGATTTTACCCCGGCACAAACCCCGCTACCTGATGGGGGTTGGCACACCCGCCAATATCTTGGAAAGCATTGCTCTTGGGGTCGACATGTTCGACTGCGTCATGCCCACCCGCAACGCCCGGCACGGGATTCTGTTCACGACGGAAGGAGTCATCAATATCAAAAACGAAAAGTGGAGCCGCGACTTCAGCCCCATCGATTCGGGCCTCGACCACTACGCCAGCAACTTCTATTCAAAGGCGTATTTGCGCCATTTGATACGTTCGGAGGAAATTTTAGGTGCCCAAATCGCCAGTTTGCATAATTTGGCCTTCTATTTGTGGTTAGTCCGTCAGGCCAGACTCCATATTCGGGCAGGAGACTATGTTTCCTGGAAAAACGAGATGGTGGTTCGGCTCATGCAGCGATTGTAG
- a CDS encoding OmpA family protein, producing MRFSSLSLTASLTLLSGSLLGQGTQTDAPPRLNTWSISVHGGPTQFFGDLREYDFYPVGVTNRDSFNERESFFGGLTVNKQLSHLFGLQLGGSYGTLRGMKRRIYFSYFRADYANTELTGTVNLKSLLLGPNKMKHWKIDAYTGIGVTFFRSTAYELGTNRVRRYTKDNPGDGIVRPARFERDWSIPMGVAFHYEVSPRFDIGLDFRINHVNTERLDATIGGSNSSVFDPTGSRGSFDGTDVKLGQSAKDKYGYGALMLTYKLGTGAARVRKNNGKYNYDTKAGTYHLRWTDPALLVKPPTVLSLAQIDSVAKANRPKEIDPRLMMDTDNDGVSDFFDKQPNTPAGSVVSGSGESIDFEKYITSALPEMACAEIFANIQFDTDQAAIKPQYRTILDRVVELMNRTQCRLQLSGHADRRASDRYNMALSRRRVDAVRQYLVRAGLDDPSRILIDYFGAFKPIGDDSKAGQARNRRVELKLVP from the coding sequence ATGCGCTTTTCCTCTCTTTCCCTTACAGCTTCGCTGACCCTGCTTTCGGGTAGCTTACTCGGTCAGGGTACGCAAACGGATGCCCCGCCCCGGCTCAACACCTGGTCGATTTCGGTGCACGGCGGCCCCACCCAATTTTTTGGTGACCTCCGCGAGTACGACTTTTACCCGGTGGGCGTCACCAACCGCGACAGCTTCAACGAACGCGAATCGTTTTTTGGTGGCCTGACGGTCAACAAGCAGTTGTCGCACCTGTTTGGACTGCAACTGGGCGGTAGCTACGGCACGCTGCGCGGCATGAAACGACGTATCTACTTTTCGTACTTCCGGGCCGACTACGCCAATACCGAACTGACCGGCACCGTCAACCTGAAAAGCTTGCTGCTTGGTCCGAACAAAATGAAACACTGGAAAATTGACGCGTACACGGGTATCGGTGTCACGTTTTTCCGGTCGACGGCCTACGAATTGGGTACCAACCGGGTTCGGCGGTACACCAAAGACAACCCCGGCGATGGTATTGTGCGCCCGGCCCGGTTTGAGCGCGACTGGTCGATTCCGATGGGCGTGGCGTTTCACTACGAGGTGTCGCCCCGGTTTGATATTGGCCTCGATTTTCGCATCAATCACGTCAACACTGAGCGGCTCGATGCCACCATCGGCGGCAGCAATTCGAGCGTTTTCGACCCAACAGGTAGCCGGGGCAGTTTCGACGGAACCGACGTAAAGCTGGGCCAATCGGCCAAAGACAAGTACGGGTACGGGGCCCTCATGCTCACCTACAAGCTGGGAACGGGTGCCGCCCGTGTTCGGAAGAATAACGGCAAATACAACTACGACACGAAGGCGGGCACCTACCACCTCCGCTGGACCGACCCGGCTCTGCTCGTAAAGCCCCCCACGGTGCTGTCGCTGGCCCAGATCGATTCGGTAGCCAAGGCCAACCGGCCTAAGGAAATTGACCCCCGGTTGATGATGGACACCGATAACGACGGCGTATCGGATTTCTTCGATAAACAACCCAATACCCCGGCGGGCAGCGTGGTGTCGGGCTCAGGCGAGTCCATTGATTTTGAGAAGTATATTACCTCGGCACTGCCCGAAATGGCTTGCGCGGAAATTTTCGCCAATATCCAGTTCGACACCGATCAGGCAGCCATCAAGCCGCAGTACCGCACCATTCTGGACCGGGTGGTGGAGCTGATGAACCGCACTCAGTGCCGGTTGCAACTATCGGGTCATGCCGACCGCCGGGCTTCTGACCGGTACAATATGGCCCTTTCGCGTCGGCGGGTCGATGCCGTTCGGCAGTACCTTGTTCGGGCCGGCCTCGACGATCCGAGCCGGATTCTGATTGACTACTTCGGCGCGTTCAAACCCATCGGCGACGATTCAAAGGCCGGGCAGGCCCGCAACCGCCGGGTTGAGCTGAAGCTGGTACCTTAG
- a CDS encoding helix-turn-helix domain-containing protein → MIQQTNLISISTDELISIIKGAIEAAVKQAISKSLPIPINKTNGFLTRDQAAEKLHITLPTLHAWTKSGRLVAHRIGRRVLYNEDELDQSIRAFRNNEYND, encoded by the coding sequence ATGATACAACAAACCAATTTGATTTCAATATCAACCGACGAACTCATAAGCATAATTAAGGGCGCAATTGAAGCCGCTGTAAAGCAAGCTATATCCAAATCATTGCCGATACCGATAAACAAAACCAACGGGTTCCTTACCCGTGATCAAGCCGCGGAGAAGCTTCATATTACATTACCTACTCTTCATGCTTGGACGAAGAGCGGGCGTTTAGTCGCACATAGAATCGGTAGACGAGTCCTTTATAATGAAGACGAATTAGATCAATCAATCAGAGCATTTAGGAATAATGAATATAATGACTGA
- the rsmG gene encoding 16S rRNA (guanine(527)-N(7))-methyltransferase RsmG: MSVDLIYKHFPKLTEQQREQFAALDGLYKHWNAQINVVSRQDIEALYEKHVLHSLGIAKVIQFKPGSEILDVGTGGGFPGIPLAILFPLVDFHLVDSIGKKIKVVQEVASALGLQNVKAEQARVEHLSTTYDFVVSRAVTRLKPFMGWVRYKIRKVGNNDLPNGVLYLKGGDLAEELAEIPDKYRMFNLSDYFEGEFFETKKVIYVPKK; this comes from the coding sequence ATGTCTGTAGACCTGATTTATAAACATTTTCCGAAGCTTACCGAGCAGCAGCGTGAGCAGTTTGCGGCTCTGGATGGGCTGTACAAGCATTGGAACGCGCAGATCAACGTGGTGTCGCGGCAGGACATTGAGGCCCTCTACGAAAAACACGTGCTGCACTCACTCGGTATTGCTAAGGTGATTCAGTTCAAGCCCGGCTCCGAGATTCTGGACGTGGGTACGGGGGGCGGTTTTCCGGGTATTCCGCTGGCCATTCTGTTTCCGCTGGTTGATTTTCACTTAGTCGATAGTATCGGCAAGAAAATCAAGGTGGTGCAGGAGGTTGCTTCGGCCCTGGGCCTTCAGAACGTCAAGGCCGAACAGGCCCGGGTTGAGCACCTGAGCACCACCTACGATTTTGTGGTGAGCCGGGCCGTAACCCGCCTGAAACCCTTTATGGGCTGGGTGCGCTATAAAATTCGGAAGGTGGGTAACAACGACCTGCCCAACGGCGTTCTTTACCTCAAAGGGGGCGATTTGGCCGAAGAACTGGCCGAAATTCCCGATAAGTACCGCATGTTCAACCTCTCTGACTATTTTGAGGGTGAATTTTTCGAGACCAAAAAAGTAATTTACGTACCTAAAAAATGA
- a CDS encoding site-specific integrase, with translation MKISKPIVTAFLDTRRSKKDGLYPLKLRVTHKGERLYIPLNADYSKESWEAALKPKGGGSKIQDIRNLKSKIEADANEIIDNMKYFSFNEFESRFVRHNSSTFTNQVISDDVYTAIKSYADEKLNNGQASTGLSYESLLSSLKRFRKNKPIAFGEISVPFLNDYQKFMETKGRSDGGGQNTSGIGIYMRNLRAIVKRAIKVGILQEDEYPFGKGKYEIPGGTNFKRPLTIENIKAIWSYELPQGSTSARNRDLFIFSYLCNGMNLKDIFQLRWTNIQDDVMYFIRAKTSRTKNQPQPIRVILIPEALEIIERWSNQDKSKDAYVFDFLKPEMTPIQIRYAIGGYTKRINKDIQKVAKALGITNHVTTYYARHSFVSRLIQTGVRLTEIKDLIGHSDIRMTEQYAATLDESNQRVYVQNLL, from the coding sequence ATGAAAATTTCCAAGCCAATCGTTACAGCATTTCTTGATACACGTAGAAGCAAGAAGGATGGTCTGTATCCCTTAAAATTGCGGGTTACTCATAAGGGCGAACGCCTGTACATACCGCTTAACGCTGACTATAGCAAAGAGTCTTGGGAAGCTGCATTAAAACCAAAGGGAGGAGGGTCAAAGATTCAAGACATAAGAAATCTTAAGTCTAAGATTGAAGCGGATGCCAATGAAATCATTGACAACATGAAGTACTTTTCATTCAATGAATTTGAATCCCGATTTGTTCGCCACAATTCATCTACTTTTACCAACCAAGTGATTTCAGATGATGTTTACACAGCAATCAAGAGTTACGCGGATGAAAAGTTGAACAATGGCCAAGCATCTACTGGACTTAGTTATGAAAGTTTACTTTCTTCCTTAAAGCGATTTAGAAAGAATAAGCCTATTGCATTCGGTGAAATCTCAGTACCCTTCCTGAACGATTATCAGAAATTTATGGAAACGAAAGGTCGTTCTGATGGCGGAGGGCAAAACACCAGTGGTATAGGTATCTATATGAGGAATCTACGAGCTATCGTGAAAAGGGCAATAAAAGTCGGCATCCTACAAGAAGATGAATACCCATTTGGTAAAGGGAAATATGAAATACCGGGTGGTACGAACTTCAAACGACCTTTAACTATTGAGAATATTAAAGCTATTTGGAGCTATGAATTACCGCAAGGCAGCACTTCGGCAAGGAATAGAGATTTGTTTATCTTTTCCTATTTATGTAATGGAATGAATCTTAAAGATATTTTCCAACTAAGATGGACTAACATTCAAGATGACGTTATGTACTTCATCAGAGCGAAGACATCAAGAACCAAAAACCAGCCCCAACCGATTCGGGTGATACTCATCCCTGAAGCCTTAGAAATCATCGAACGGTGGAGCAATCAAGATAAGTCAAAGGATGCTTACGTTTTTGACTTTCTAAAGCCAGAAATGACACCTATTCAAATACGATATGCAATCGGTGGTTACACTAAAAGGATTAATAAGGATATACAGAAGGTTGCTAAGGCCCTCGGTATTACCAACCATGTAACAACTTATTATGCAAGACATTCATTCGTTTCGAGACTAATTCAAACAGGGGTTCGACTGACGGAAATTAAAGACCTGATAGGCCACTCTGATATAAGAATGACAGAACAATATGCAGCAACGTTAGACGAGAGTAACCAGAGAGTTTATGTTCAAAATCTCCTTTAA
- a CDS encoding TrlF family AAA-like ATPase, translating into MANKLKIFENGSNYLRADFHLHTKADEEFKYDGDPNYFVKNYLDKLEEEEIRIGVITNHNKFDEIEFRELKKNAIKKEIYLLPGVELSINDGRKGLHALIVFKEEWIINMDNNHNYIQQFINGAFSGVANFDKPPYDVNSIYNLKELCLALDRYKKDYFIVLAHVDDSSGLFLELEGRGLSEFLNLDSFKKNVIALQKVRTHRNIGKLNSILDNNVPAFVEGTDCAHKGIEGIGKGNEIDGVTQKTYLKIGDYNFDAVKYALKDYKNRLLAYPVLHSRPYIKSITYVSKRLGDKSVYLSSSMNNLIGIRGSGKSSILESIRYLLDIPLSHSTKDYDYKNNIVQELLGSGGKMSADIIDSQGQVFTVERIFGESANIYLDGMLQQSLKVDSIVSNPLYFGQKDLSELGSEASTDDLIRRLIGNKTIDIKQQLEIKCFEVEDLLREIKKVDATISKEQDLKAKKAELEIKEKAYKQHSVDKKLNRQVEFDKDKSKLAALSTFEEMIISKLRELWTDNSFNLDDYISYKSKENNEIFDEVFKSFGNFHSTFEQIGELLNKLDSEREKIKQIELQFIAHFDSLKQEFSEIKRTIDIPTLNPDTYITLSNELNKINIDLEEVSRLNTKKVELRSKLKEALADLKKLWYKEYEIVKKEIDKINLSQTSVRLAVDFKGNKDRFKDYLKDALRGTNISDKNISMIVSEYQDLVEVYNDLRIDNSKIKSILSNSDFLPKFIGKFRERASEFLTFRVADKYNIYYKDRPLKDHSLGQRASAVILFILSLKENDLILIDQPEDDLDNQTIYEDVIAELKKLKSKTQFIFATHNPNIPVLGDCEQIFACNFQVDESKSEIRLSSGSIDDLFIQSRIVSIMEGGKEAFNHRKMIYDNWKH; encoded by the coding sequence ATGGCTAATAAATTAAAAATTTTTGAAAACGGTTCTAACTACTTGCGGGCTGACTTTCATCTTCACACAAAAGCAGACGAAGAGTTTAAATATGATGGTGACCCTAATTACTTTGTGAAAAACTATTTAGATAAGTTAGAAGAAGAAGAAATTCGGATTGGAGTAATTACCAATCATAATAAATTTGATGAAATAGAGTTCAGGGAACTCAAAAAGAATGCAATTAAAAAGGAAATATACTTATTGCCGGGAGTTGAGCTTTCAATTAACGATGGCAGAAAAGGGCTTCATGCGTTAATTGTTTTTAAAGAAGAGTGGATTATAAATATGGATAATAACCATAACTATATTCAACAGTTTATCAATGGGGCGTTTTCTGGCGTGGCAAATTTTGACAAACCTCCCTACGATGTAAACTCTATATATAACCTGAAAGAATTATGCCTTGCATTAGACCGATATAAAAAAGACTATTTTATAGTGCTTGCTCATGTTGATGATTCAAGTGGACTGTTTTTAGAATTGGAGGGCAGGGGACTAAGTGAATTTTTAAATTTAGATTCTTTTAAGAAGAATGTTATTGCATTACAAAAAGTTAGAACTCATAGAAACATTGGTAAGTTGAATAGTATTTTAGATAATAACGTTCCTGCGTTTGTAGAAGGAACTGATTGTGCTCATAAAGGAATTGAGGGGATTGGTAAAGGAAATGAAATAGATGGTGTTACTCAAAAAACGTATCTTAAAATTGGTGACTATAATTTTGACGCTGTTAAATATGCTTTAAAAGATTATAAAAATAGACTATTAGCTTACCCAGTTTTACATTCGAGACCTTACATAAAATCAATCACTTATGTAAGTAAAAGATTAGGAGATAAAAGTGTTTACTTGAGTTCTTCTATGAATAATTTAATAGGAATTAGAGGGAGTGGTAAGTCATCAATCCTTGAATCTATAAGGTATTTGTTAGATATTCCCCTCTCTCATAGTACGAAAGACTATGATTATAAAAATAATATTGTTCAAGAACTTTTAGGAAGTGGTGGAAAAATGAGTGCCGATATTATTGATAGTCAAGGTCAAGTATTTACTGTTGAGCGCATTTTTGGGGAATCTGCGAATATATATTTAGATGGAATGCTACAACAAAGTTTGAAGGTTGATTCAATTGTTTCAAATCCTTTATATTTTGGACAAAAGGATCTATCTGAACTTGGAAGTGAGGCCTCAACAGATGATCTTATAAGAAGGCTTATTGGAAACAAAACGATAGATATTAAACAGCAACTTGAAATTAAATGCTTTGAAGTAGAAGATTTGTTAAGAGAAATCAAAAAGGTTGATGCTACAATTAGCAAGGAGCAAGATTTAAAAGCCAAAAAAGCTGAACTCGAGATCAAAGAAAAGGCGTATAAACAACATAGCGTTGACAAAAAACTCAATAGACAGGTAGAGTTTGACAAGGATAAAAGTAAGTTAGCAGCATTGTCAACCTTTGAAGAAATGATTATTAGTAAATTGCGTGAGTTATGGACCGACAATTCATTTAACCTTGATGATTATATTAGTTATAAGTCTAAAGAAAATAATGAAATATTTGATGAAGTGTTTAAGTCATTCGGAAATTTTCATTCAACATTTGAACAAATTGGCGAATTATTAAATAAGCTTGATTCCGAAAGGGAAAAAATTAAACAAATTGAGCTACAATTCATCGCTCATTTTGATAGTTTGAAGCAGGAATTTTCTGAAATAAAGCGAACTATTGATATTCCAACCTTAAATCCTGATACTTATATTACTTTGTCGAATGAATTAAATAAAATTAATATTGATTTAGAGGAAGTTAGTAGGCTTAATACGAAAAAAGTCGAATTAAGGTCGAAACTTAAAGAGGCATTAGCTGATCTGAAAAAGCTTTGGTACAAAGAATATGAGATTGTAAAGAAGGAGATTGATAAAATTAATCTAAGTCAAACTTCTGTACGTCTGGCAGTTGATTTTAAAGGAAACAAAGACCGTTTTAAAGATTATTTAAAAGACGCATTAAGAGGGACAAATATATCAGATAAAAACATAAGTATGATTGTTTCAGAGTACCAAGATCTTGTTGAAGTCTATAACGACTTACGAATTGATAATTCTAAGATTAAATCTATTCTTTCAAATAGCGACTTTTTGCCAAAGTTTATAGGGAAATTTAGAGAGCGTGCAAGCGAATTCCTAACATTTCGAGTAGCTGATAAATATAACATTTATTATAAAGATAGGCCTCTTAAAGATCATTCTCTTGGGCAACGTGCATCCGCTGTTATTTTATTTATTTTGTCGTTGAAGGAGAATGATTTGATTCTTATTGATCAGCCAGAAGATGACTTAGATAACCAAACCATATATGAGGATGTAATAGCCGAGCTAAAAAAGTTAAAAAGTAAAACTCAGTTTATCTTCGCAACACACAACCCAAATATACCTGTATTAGGGGACTGTGAGCAAATTTTTGCTTGTAACTTTCAAGTTGATGAATCTAAGTCAGAAATAAGGCTGAGTTCTGGTAGTATTGACGATTTGTTTATCCAATCTCGAATAGTTAGTATAATGGAAGGCGGGAAAGAGGCCTTCAATCATAGAAAAATGATATATGATAATTGGAAACATTAG
- a CDS encoding Wzz/FepE/Etk N-terminal domain-containing protein — MLETPDFELATSPLASRPVWATLWQARRRLLGSTLAGLLLGLILAFVLPERYTATVRLLPELHAAEAINWQPFRELAESFNIDLDAHTPVEAIRPDLYPDILESVPFALSVLHQRAGLRSGDSLTLYQLLNQSGHVWPGQAWPDLFSSRASMAKLPLPAQTPLRLSTEQRELVQDTQKAITAELDVKSGIMTISAQMPDPEVAAQVVQFAANYLQTYVRQYRSQKARDDEAFLANQLANAQKQMIQLDKQRLNQQDQTRFFSLPSAALPNRRLDEQYRLAELLYHDLAREYAKARIRVQTVTPVFKILEPAQVPDRRSWPARKWIVLTGAMSGLVLAIVVLLARYAFRF, encoded by the coding sequence ATGTTGGAAACCCCTGATTTTGAACTCGCTACTTCCCCACTGGCGTCACGGCCGGTTTGGGCTACGCTCTGGCAAGCGCGCCGTCGGCTCCTTGGCTCGACCCTGGCAGGCTTACTGCTGGGTCTGATTCTGGCGTTTGTTCTGCCCGAGCGATACACGGCCACCGTGCGGCTACTCCCCGAACTACATGCTGCCGAAGCGATAAACTGGCAACCGTTTCGGGAATTGGCCGAGTCGTTCAACATTGACTTGGACGCGCACACGCCCGTCGAAGCCATCCGGCCCGACCTGTACCCCGACATTCTGGAGTCGGTTCCGTTTGCATTATCGGTGCTGCATCAGCGCGCTGGGCTCCGTTCGGGCGATTCACTCACGTTATACCAGCTACTAAACCAGTCGGGCCACGTTTGGCCGGGCCAAGCGTGGCCCGACCTCTTTTCGAGTAGGGCGAGTATGGCCAAACTACCATTGCCCGCCCAAACCCCGTTGCGGCTCTCGACCGAACAGCGGGAACTGGTGCAGGACACCCAGAAAGCCATTACGGCCGAACTGGATGTAAAATCAGGCATTATGACGATTTCGGCCCAAATGCCCGACCCCGAGGTAGCCGCCCAAGTAGTGCAGTTTGCGGCCAATTACCTGCAAACCTATGTGCGGCAGTACCGGAGTCAGAAAGCCCGCGACGACGAAGCGTTTCTGGCGAACCAGTTGGCCAACGCCCAGAAACAAATGATTCAGCTCGATAAACAGCGGTTAAACCAGCAGGATCAGACCCGCTTTTTTTCGTTGCCCTCGGCTGCGTTGCCTAACCGACGGCTCGACGAACAATACCGCCTAGCTGAATTACTTTACCACGACCTCGCCCGCGAGTACGCCAAAGCCCGGATTCGGGTGCAGACAGTAACGCCCGTGTTTAAAATCCTCGAACCAGCGCAGGTGCCCGACCGCCGTAGCTGGCCCGCCCGAAAATGGATCGTATTGACCGGGGCCATGTCGGGTTTGGTGCTGGCTATCGTAGTTTTGCTGGCCCGGTACGCGTTTCGGTTCTGA
- a CDS encoding glycosyltransferase, with amino-acid sequence MLIGWLLVVGVQLVFILFVFGRLAFARHTPPGVSDAQLPPVTLVVCARNELENLRALLPLLLQQVYPQFEILVMDDRSTDGSDGFLEELAAQHPQVRTIRVTQEYDHVTPKKYALTIALKKAQHPIVLLTDADCRPASDNWLRQMVAEAEGGRRDLVLGFSPYIRYSGILNFLIRSETLSTAVQYLSLALWGRPYMGVGRNLLYRRNLFFANRGFYSHMNVLGGDDDLFVNEVATGQNTAVSLDPDTFVWSEPKQTWAEWRRQKRRHLNVGRYYKIGDKIRLGLISSSHILSWLLGLGAGLFALWLVVSEQQGRLMDTLLLAATGLFALRLLAYWVVVGRSSYRLGHTVHWLLIPVMDLLLAIYYALMGLRVVFTKKKKQVW; translated from the coding sequence GTGCTGATCGGCTGGCTGCTCGTTGTAGGGGTTCAGCTCGTGTTTATTTTGTTTGTTTTCGGACGATTAGCTTTCGCCCGACATACCCCACCCGGCGTTTCCGACGCGCAACTCCCTCCCGTAACGCTCGTTGTGTGTGCCCGCAACGAACTCGAAAACCTGCGTGCACTCCTGCCGCTGTTGCTCCAACAAGTTTACCCGCAGTTTGAAATTCTGGTCATGGACGACCGTTCGACCGATGGCTCCGACGGGTTTCTGGAGGAATTGGCCGCCCAACACCCACAGGTGCGCACCATCCGGGTCACGCAGGAATACGACCACGTGACGCCCAAAAAATACGCGCTCACCATTGCCCTCAAAAAGGCGCAACACCCGATTGTGTTGCTCACCGATGCCGACTGCCGACCTGCTTCAGACAACTGGTTGCGGCAGATGGTGGCCGAAGCCGAAGGGGGTCGCCGGGACCTGGTGCTGGGTTTCTCGCCCTATATCCGGTATTCGGGTATACTCAATTTTCTGATCCGGTCCGAAACCCTGTCGACGGCCGTGCAGTACCTGTCGTTGGCGCTCTGGGGGCGCCCGTACATGGGCGTAGGCCGAAATTTGCTGTACCGGCGCAATCTGTTTTTCGCCAATCGCGGCTTTTACTCGCACATGAATGTACTCGGGGGCGACGACGATCTGTTCGTCAACGAAGTGGCTACCGGACAAAATACGGCCGTTTCGCTCGATCCGGATACCTTTGTGTGGTCGGAGCCGAAACAGACCTGGGCCGAATGGCGTCGGCAGAAACGCCGACACCTCAACGTGGGGCGTTATTACAAAATTGGTGATAAAATCCGGTTGGGGCTTATTTCGAGTAGCCACATCTTGTCGTGGTTGCTGGGGTTGGGAGCAGGCTTGTTTGCGCTATGGCTGGTGGTCAGCGAGCAACAGGGCCGACTGATGGACACCTTGCTGCTGGCGGCCACGGGCCTGTTTGCCCTCCGCTTGCTGGCTTACTGGGTAGTGGTGGGCCGGTCGAGCTACCGGCTGGGGCATACCGTGCACTGGTTGCTTATTCCGGTAATGGATTTGTTGCTGGCCATTTACTACGCCCTGATGGGCCTGCGTGTGGTGTTCACCAAGAAGAAAAAGCAAGTGTGGTAG